The following are encoded in a window of Nitrososphaerales archaeon genomic DNA:
- a CDS encoding DUF47 family protein produces the protein MYSGELEVQAKRKALAVLQDEITKLLNAARDLSSVYSSLIKGDSRSMQVYLEKMHNTEEEVENLRRKITRDVSEIGNLMMNREDILRTAYLMDEIAGYMSGVAFRLSVLKPSVLKKEFDSEIQSLIDMVVEELFRLNEMARALSMNPLTAIEIAPSVQKLERQVDEKYRALTMKALNDVSNMKDLLLLKDILEGIEGMADKCLETSDSFTILALSM, from the coding sequence ATGTATAGCGGGGAACTGGAGGTTCAGGCCAAACGGAAGGCCTTGGCTGTCTTGCAGGACGAAATAACCAAATTACTAAATGCGGCACGCGATCTCTCTTCTGTTTATTCTTCGTTAATAAAGGGGGACAGCAGAAGCATGCAGGTTTACCTTGAAAAAATGCACAACACGGAGGAAGAGGTTGAGAATCTTCGAAGGAAGATAACTAGAGATGTGTCAGAAATTGGAAACCTTATGATGAACAGGGAAGATATTCTTAGAACAGCATACTTGATGGATGAAATTGCAGGCTACATGAGCGGAGTTGCATTCAGACTCTCTGTGCTAAAACCAAGTGTGTTGAAAAAGGAATTCGATAGTGAGATTCAATCTTTAATTGACATGGTTGTTGAGGAATTATTCAGACTGAATGAAATGGCAAGAGCCTTGAGCATGAACCCTCTGACCGCCATTGAAATTGCACCTAGCGTTCAAAAGTTGGAGAGACAGGTTGATGAAAAGTACAGGGCCTTAACAATGAAGGCGTTAAATGACGTTAGTAATATGAAAGATCTGCTTTTGTTGAAAGATATTTTGGAGGGCATAGAAGGCATGGCTGACAAGTGTCTCGAGACTTCGGACTCTTTCACCATTTTAGCTTTAAGCATGTAA
- a CDS encoding ATP-dependent DNA ligase gives MHYSIVAETFDMMEKTTKRLELTDYLVKLFKSTPPELVDKVVYLMQGKLYPDYKGVELGIADKLAIRAISISSGLDIDKIEQMYRETGDIGSAGELALRSKMQTTLFSEDITVERVYATLEKIARLTGEGSQDMKLKYICSLLNDSTPNEARYILKIITGKLRLGIADYTVLDALAIAFTGEKENRVVLERAYNITSDLGLVARTITTEGLDAVRAIKIEIFKPIRPMLAERVSTAEEALERMRGRCAAEYKLDGERLQIHKSGDQVFLFSRRLENITSHYPDAIEAVKEFADVKDAIMEAEAVAINQDTGEYLPFQELMHRRRKYGIEEAMKEYPITLNFFDILYMNKRDCTQLPYTKRRKLLEGVIKADSRVRIVPMIIADNTKSIEEFMEQSIGDGCEGLMIKDLESNYRAGAREFAWIKLKREYRSEIADTLDLVIIGAFHGRGRRVGKYGAYLLAAYDKDEDMFRSICKVGTGFTDEDLANFYSMLKQYMIPHKHARVDSKLEADVWFEPSVVIEIIASEITLSPLHTCGMNAIREGSGLALRFPKFTGKIREEKSAEDATTVQEVINLYKGQLKAVKEETVISDER, from the coding sequence GTGCATTACTCCATAGTAGCCGAAACCTTCGACATGATGGAGAAGACTACCAAACGACTAGAGCTTACTGATTACCTCGTTAAATTATTCAAATCAACACCTCCTGAATTGGTAGATAAAGTTGTTTACCTTATGCAGGGCAAGCTCTATCCGGATTACAAAGGCGTTGAGCTTGGAATTGCAGACAAGTTAGCGATAAGAGCAATTTCAATATCTTCGGGCTTGGATATAGACAAGATAGAGCAAATGTATAGGGAAACAGGTGATATCGGAAGTGCTGGAGAACTTGCATTAAGAAGCAAGATGCAAACAACCTTGTTTTCAGAGGATATAACCGTTGAAAGGGTTTATGCCACACTTGAAAAAATAGCGCGTCTTACAGGAGAAGGTTCTCAGGATATGAAGTTGAAGTATATCTGCAGTTTACTTAACGATTCAACTCCAAACGAAGCACGGTATATTCTGAAAATTATAACTGGAAAGTTGCGTTTGGGAATAGCTGATTATACGGTATTAGATGCGTTGGCAATTGCATTCACAGGTGAGAAGGAGAACCGTGTTGTACTTGAACGTGCATACAACATAACAAGCGACTTAGGTTTAGTTGCTAGAACTATTACAACAGAAGGTCTGGATGCTGTGAGAGCAATAAAGATAGAGATTTTCAAGCCCATACGTCCTATGTTAGCTGAAAGGGTCTCCACGGCTGAGGAAGCTCTCGAAAGAATGCGTGGCAGGTGTGCAGCTGAATACAAGTTAGACGGTGAACGCTTGCAGATTCACAAGTCTGGTGATCAGGTATTTTTGTTTTCGAGGAGGCTCGAAAATATAACAAGTCATTATCCTGATGCAATTGAAGCGGTAAAGGAATTTGCTGATGTGAAGGATGCTATAATGGAGGCAGAAGCGGTTGCAATAAACCAGGATACCGGCGAATACTTACCTTTTCAGGAACTGATGCATAGGAGGAGAAAGTATGGTATAGAAGAAGCTATGAAGGAATATCCCATAACACTGAACTTCTTTGACATACTATATATGAATAAGAGGGATTGTACACAGCTGCCATATACGAAAAGGAGGAAATTGCTGGAGGGAGTGATCAAGGCAGATTCCAGAGTTAGGATCGTTCCCATGATAATTGCTGACAATACAAAATCAATAGAGGAGTTCATGGAACAATCCATAGGCGATGGGTGCGAAGGTCTGATGATAAAGGATTTGGAGAGTAACTACAGAGCAGGGGCAAGGGAATTTGCATGGATCAAACTGAAACGAGAATATAGGAGCGAGATTGCCGATACCTTGGATCTAGTAATAATAGGCGCCTTTCACGGCAGAGGAAGGAGGGTTGGCAAATATGGAGCGTACCTTCTTGCAGCATATGATAAGGATGAAGATATGTTCAGGAGTATTTGCAAGGTTGGAACCGGTTTTACAGATGAAGATCTCGCGAATTTTTATTCGATGTTGAAGCAGTATATGATACCGCACAAGCACGCTAGAGTAGATTCCAAGTTAGAAGCTGACGTGTGGTTCGAACCCAGTGTTGTGATAGAAATTATTGCGTCTGAAATAACCTTGAGCCCTCTACACACCTGCGGTATGAATGCAATAAGAGAAGGGAGTGGCTTGGCACTTAGATTTCCGAAATTCACTGGCAAGATACGGGAGGAAAAAAGCGCAGAAGATGCAACAACAGTGCAAGAGGTAATAAATCTTTACAAGGGGCAGTTGAAAGCGGTTAAAGAAGAAACAGTAATCAGCGACGAGCGATAA
- a CDS encoding cyclophilin-like fold protein, with protein MAGSVSRTRLLLELKGKGICECELARHLAPLTVGTLLRSIPVEGRAHHFEDKFVYFETGLTIGAEKQKSDFKRGDIGFMISNGSICVFLKDVSVTTNMNPIGRVIANIELIESSAPGDVLLLRKT; from the coding sequence ATGGCAGGCTCAGTTTCTCGAACTAGGCTGTTGCTAGAGTTGAAGGGCAAGGGTATATGCGAATGTGAGCTGGCAAGACATCTTGCTCCTCTAACCGTTGGCACACTTTTACGTTCCATACCAGTAGAAGGTAGAGCCCATCATTTCGAGGATAAGTTTGTATACTTTGAAACTGGTCTTACAATTGGCGCTGAAAAGCAGAAGTCTGACTTCAAGCGAGGTGATATAGGATTTATGATTTCAAATGGTTCCATATGCGTGTTTCTCAAGGACGTATCTGTAACCACAAACATGAACCCAATTGGTCGGGTTATCGCTAATATTGAATTGATTGAAAGTTCCGCACCTGGAGACGTATTGCTGTTAAGAAAAACCTAA
- a CDS encoding DNA-directed RNA polymerase subunit K, protein MSSKGKSSKKVVKGKETKIEATEKAAKATKKPQVTVTEVAEITEPLEVIEPEEIEATKAPEEVTTEEITEELRELKPKEGKKIVVGPPRLTRFEKARIIGARALQLSLGAPPLIPVNKDVKDSIIIANMELKQKAVPISLRRILPNGQYQDIPLRWLLED, encoded by the coding sequence TTGTCATCTAAGGGTAAATCTTCTAAAAAGGTTGTAAAGGGTAAAGAAACAAAGATAGAAGCAACAGAAAAGGCTGCTAAAGCCACCAAAAAACCGCAAGTAACGGTTACTGAGGTTGCTGAAATTACCGAACCGTTAGAGGTCATCGAGCCGGAAGAAATTGAGGCTACAAAGGCACCAGAAGAGGTAACTACAGAAGAAATAACTGAAGAGCTTAGAGAATTGAAGCCCAAGGAAGGGAAGAAGATCGTTGTAGGGCCGCCTCGATTGACGAGATTTGAAAAGGCTAGGATAATAGGCGCAAGGGCATTGCAACTTTCGCTTGGAGCACCGCCATTGATACCAGTCAATAAAGATGTGAAAGACTCTATCATCATTGCAAACATGGAACTTAAGCAAAAGGCAGTGCCGATTTCATTGCGAAGGATCTTACCAAATGGACAATACCAAGATATACCTTTAAGATGGTTACTGGAAGATTAA
- a CDS encoding transcriptional regulator, protein MLLPSEIESKSLIPAVRVIIARKLASEFYLKEEDIAKMLGVTQAAISNYVRGTRGDGELITKLNQVPEVMRMVDDIVKDLASNKAYTPSSMAKFIELCNYMRQSLLICDVHHSLEKNIDESVCKTCESNLLKGN, encoded by the coding sequence ATGTTATTGCCCTCAGAGATAGAATCCAAGTCCCTGATCCCTGCGGTCCGTGTGATAATCGCAAGAAAGCTTGCTTCCGAATTTTATCTTAAGGAAGAGGACATTGCCAAAATGCTGGGTGTAACACAGGCGGCTATTAGCAATTATGTGAGGGGAACGAGGGGCGATGGTGAACTCATAACCAAGTTAAACCAAGTTCCAGAAGTAATGCGCATGGTCGATGACATTGTGAAGGACCTGGCATCGAACAAGGCCTACACGCCTTCTAGCATGGCCAAGTTTATTGAACTGTGTAACTACATGCGCCAGAGCCTGCTGATATGTGATGTACATCATTCCCTAGAAAAGAACATAGACGAAAGTGTTTGTAAGACATGTGAAAGTAACCTTTTGAAAGGAAACTGA
- a CDS encoding ribosomal protein L13e, whose amino-acid sequence MERGIVKRRLKGVMRIREGKGFSLSELREVGLDGFKARQKGIVFDKFRNTKHEENVQKLKSILKQQ is encoded by the coding sequence ATGGAAAGGGGTATAGTGAAGAGACGTTTAAAAGGCGTGATGAGGATTAGGGAAGGTAAGGGATTCTCACTTTCAGAACTGCGAGAAGTGGGTCTTGATGGTTTTAAAGCAAGGCAGAAGGGCATAGTCTTTGACAAATTCAGAAATACAAAACATGAGGAAAATGTTCAAAAACTAAAGTCCATTCTTAAGCAACAGTAG